A genomic segment from Nematostella vectensis chromosome 6, jaNemVect1.1, whole genome shotgun sequence encodes:
- the LOC5503778 gene encoding forkhead box protein N3: MASTEGATAKKCLDESLTNIQWLCELESSELLLAKKGSRETEVTAPPVNAPPHSPNPYTRPPYSYATLILLAINSTEEKRMTLQEIYKWIEERFPYYTKCKKAWKNSIRHNLSLHSFFLKEKRPADLPGKGSYWSISPEGKENIMREVIKHAQPLVQTPYGAGGQGLRPILPKPSENTVSTTVPAASEPMPKLTGICSLTSGGAMMPVVVLPTNVYMSLAAKIASGNVKGSLTPLGSACSTTHTETHNSSQKNRGVQHQNDTSDSNNMNDLMNEILNNANFNKVLDSFESDNTDDDGTTCDGNNNSELDAPNNHIASIKTPTRKNQNNDENIHPLEPEQKKKKGEHFLFPKPSFPKKSTPVHRPSRSPLRERNQPTLAAVNDMCMPLDKDFKFQELSQLMLSPVCIPNKANNGACSKISTPTSSSPLTYSSLRSGLTPLKYDSDSGFFTPLKDSDFEYLLSPNQLDFALTPAKSSVATPQKCRKSLRLGTVTEEENENDPMAWMNI; this comes from the exons atggctTCTACAGAAG GAGCTACGGCAAAAAAATGTCTCGACGAAAGTTTAACAAACATCCAGTGGTTGTGCGAGCTTGAGTCGTCTGAATTGTTGCTTGCGAAGAAAGGGTCCCGCGAGACAGAAGTTACTGCCCCACCTGTGAATGCACCCCCACACTCACCCAACCCCTACACCAGACCTCCGTACTCCTATGCAACACTTATACTCCTAGCAATTAACAGCACTGAGGAAAAGAGAATGACCTTGCAGGAAATATATAAATGGATTGAGGAGCGTTTCCCGTACTATACAAAATGCAAGAAAGCATGGAAG AACTCTATCAGACACAATTTATCACTGCACAGCTTTTTCCTAAAGGAAAAACGTCCTGCAGACCTACCTGGCAAAGGAAGCTACTGGTCCATCTCACCAGAAGGCAAAGAAAACATAATGCGTGAGGTTATCAAGCATGCCCAACCTCTTGTGCAGACACCATATGGTGCTGGTGGGCAAGGGCTCAGGCCTATTCTTCCTAAACCAAGTGAAAATACTGTGAGCACGACTGTCCCTGCTGCAAGTGAACCAATGCCTAAATTAACTGGAATTTGTTCTTTGACAAGTGGAGGAGCTATGATGCCTGTTGTTGTTCTTCCCACCAATGTCTACATGTCTCTGGCAGCAAAGATTGCAAGTGGGAATGTGAAGGGAAGTTTAACACCACTGGGTTCTGCTTGTAGTACTACACACACTGAGACTCACAACAGTTCACAGAAAAATCGAGGGGTTCAACATCAAAATGATACAAGTGATTCCAATAATATGAATGATTTAATGAATGAGATTCTAAATAATGCCAACTTCAACAAGGTTCTAGATTCTTTTGAGAGTGACAACACAGATGATGATGGAACTACCTGTGATGGGAATAACAACAGCGAGTTGGATGCCCCTAACAATCATATTGCATCCATTAAAACTCCAACACGAAAGAATCAGAATAATGATGAAAACATACATCCATTAGAACCTGaacagaagaaaaagaaaggggAACATTTCTTGTTTCCAAAACCATCATTTCCAAAGAAAAGCACTCCAGTTCATAGACCAAGCAGGTCTCCATTGAGGGAAAGAAATCAGCCTACACTGGCAGCTGTAAATGATATGTGTATGCCACTAGATAAGGATTTCAAGTTCCAGGAGTTATCTCAGCTCATGCTCTCACCAGTTTGCATCCCCAACAAGGCCAACAATGGTGCCTGCTCAAAGATTTCAACACCAACTTCTTCATCACCACTTACTTACTCATCACTTCGCTCTGGACTCACTCCTTTAAAGTATGATTCAGACAGTGGTTTCTTCACACCACTGAAAGATTCAGACTTTGAGTACTTGCTTTCACCAAATCAATTGGACTTTGCTCTTACTCCTGCAAAATCCTCAGTGGCAACCCCACAGAAATGCAGAAAGTCATTACGTCTTGGCACAGTAACAGAAGAAGAGAATGAAAATGATCCCATGGCTTGGATGAATATTTAA
- the LOC5503788 gene encoding transmembrane 7 superfamily member 3 isoform X1 — protein sequence MRSRFLELLLLIFLEGLRFYSVFSANSVDGAGAPKSYDLPANCGQKFSIQPKSELTLYLTRTSRSWRYIIFQAHSLYRNNLVSKDAGFSHETTDFGQNAAVLLELPYMGQGVAYCPFYVKSNFTETYNLDVISVPYDDGVPFPGGCCLTCNMDVDPNIKLKYTSAKTTLTFSFANVFFRRNDKEPPCDGNTHPNMNPYHFRLKYDIYQMFLPEGDLSEDSLFSYMEKMAYPNVIKTYGTKVSSLQAPSLPLVSFDTLLGQGVIYNIIVHDPTTNKEAAYSPVHTYGCSFTSKIDGCKSIVSTVNKVFAVLGAAVGLVMCFCGHRLFKLSLFLGGLVNFGFIFFLILAEMTSITHLGLMLLSAGIGVFFGLAVFTLWWFTEYTRCCLLTNALFLGFICAGCVLFSPLGESDIWQSDFDYGMVIVCITVVIPFLLLPWPKVLSIVYTSTLSAYGVILGMDVFLHTSLSYILLNIVIRAIETDYSNVIVRRPFQTNDIVLACCWGFLALCGIASQFYTNRNRLDFPKSGYLEMKRVKRYYDRDKIDERTPILINTQGFTNNEIC from the exons ATGCGGAGTAGATTTTTAGAACTATTGCTACTTATTTTTCTCGAAGGATTGCGATTTTATTCAGTGTTTTCGGCCAATTCTGTAG ATGGGGCAGGTGCTCCAAAGTCTTATGACTTACCAGCAAATTGTGgtcaaaagttttcaattcaGCCTAAATCAGAGTTGACATTATATCTAACAAGGACATCGCGTTCATGGCGATATATAATCTTCCAAGCCCATTCCTTATATAGAAACAATTTGGTCTCTAAGGATGCAGGATTTTCTCATGAGACCACAGACTTTGGACAAAATGCAGCAGTCCTCTTGGAGCTACCATACATGGGCCAGGGAGTGGCTTATTGCCCATTCTATGTGAAGTCAAATTTTACAGAAACCTATAACCTAGATGTGATATCAGTGCCGTATGATGATGGAG TGCCATTCCCTGGAGGTTGTTGCCTAACATGTAACATGGATGTTGACCcaaatataaaactaaaatacaCATCAGCAAAAACCACCTTGACATTCTCATTTGCAAATGTTTTCTTCAGAAG AAATGATAAAGAGCCTCCCTGTGATGGGAATACACACCCTAACATGAACCCTTATCATTTCCGTCTCAAGTATGACATTTATCAGATGTTTCTTCCTGAGGGAGACTTATCAGAAGATTCCCTCTTTAGTTATATGGAGAAAATGGCCTATCCTAATGTCATTAAAACATATGGAACAAAG GTTTCCAGTCTCCAAGCACCCTCCCTACCCCTAGTGTCCTTTGACACATTGTTAGGACAAGGGGTCATTTACAATATCATAGTTCATGACCCAACCACCAACAAGGAGGCAGCTTACTCTCCTGTGCACACCTATGGATGCAGTTTTACCTCAAAGATTGACGGCTGCAAGTCAATAG tttctACTGTCAATAAGGTGTTTGCTGTCCTTGGAGCAGCTGTTGGTCTTGTCATGTGTTTCTGTGGTCATAGATTATTTAAGCTAT cCCTCTTTCTTGGTGGCTTGGTAAACTTTGgcttcatcttttttttaatacttgcAGAGATGACTTCTATAACACACTTAG GTCTTATGCTTTTGAGTGCTGGTATTGGAGTATTCTTTGGATTGGCAGTGTTCACGCTGTGGTGGTTTACAGAATACACACGATGCTGTTTGCTCACTAATGCTCTATTTCTTGGATTTATTTGTGCTGGCTGTGTCTTGTTTAGCCCTTTAG GCGAATCAGACATATGGCAAAGCGACTTTGACTATGGGATGGTCATTGTGTGTATTACTGTTGTTATCCCGTTTCTTTTGCTTCCATGGCCAAAAGtg TTGAGTATTGTGTATACATCAACCTTGTCAGCTTATGGAGTGATTTTAG GCATGGATGTGTTTTTGCATACCAGTCTCTCATACATTCTGCTCAACATTGTCATACGTGCAATTGAAACAGACTACAGCAATGTCATTGTGCGAAGGCCGTTCCAAACAAACG acaTCGTCCTGGCCTGTTGCTGGGGTTTCTTGGCATTGTGTGGAATAGCAAGCCAGTTTTATACAAACAGGAACCGCCTTGATTTCCCGAAAAGTGGCTACTTAGAAATGAAACGGGTGAAGCGATATTATGACAGAGATAAAATAGACGAAAGAACGCCAATACTTATTAACACCCAG
- the LOC5503788 gene encoding transmembrane 7 superfamily member 3 isoform X2, which yields MGQGVAYCPFYVKSNFTETYNLDVISVPYDDGVPFPGGCCLTCNMDVDPNIKLKYTSAKTTLTFSFANVFFRRNDKEPPCDGNTHPNMNPYHFRLKYDIYQMFLPEGDLSEDSLFSYMEKMAYPNVIKTYGTKVSSLQAPSLPLVSFDTLLGQGVIYNIIVHDPTTNKEAAYSPVHTYGCSFTSKIDGCKSIVSTVNKVFAVLGAAVGLVMCFCGHRLFKLSLFLGGLVNFGFIFFLILAEMTSITHLGLMLLSAGIGVFFGLAVFTLWWFTEYTRCCLLTNALFLGFICAGCVLFSPLGESDIWQSDFDYGMVIVCITVVIPFLLLPWPKVLSIVYTSTLSAYGVILGMDVFLHTSLSYILLNIVIRAIETDYSNVIVRRPFQTNDIVLACCWGFLALCGIASQFYTNRNRLDFPKSGYLEMKRVKRYYDRDKIDERTPILINTQGFTNNEIC from the exons ATGGGCCAGGGAGTGGCTTATTGCCCATTCTATGTGAAGTCAAATTTTACAGAAACCTATAACCTAGATGTGATATCAGTGCCGTATGATGATGGAG TGCCATTCCCTGGAGGTTGTTGCCTAACATGTAACATGGATGTTGACCcaaatataaaactaaaatacaCATCAGCAAAAACCACCTTGACATTCTCATTTGCAAATGTTTTCTTCAGAAG AAATGATAAAGAGCCTCCCTGTGATGGGAATACACACCCTAACATGAACCCTTATCATTTCCGTCTCAAGTATGACATTTATCAGATGTTTCTTCCTGAGGGAGACTTATCAGAAGATTCCCTCTTTAGTTATATGGAGAAAATGGCCTATCCTAATGTCATTAAAACATATGGAACAAAG GTTTCCAGTCTCCAAGCACCCTCCCTACCCCTAGTGTCCTTTGACACATTGTTAGGACAAGGGGTCATTTACAATATCATAGTTCATGACCCAACCACCAACAAGGAGGCAGCTTACTCTCCTGTGCACACCTATGGATGCAGTTTTACCTCAAAGATTGACGGCTGCAAGTCAATAG tttctACTGTCAATAAGGTGTTTGCTGTCCTTGGAGCAGCTGTTGGTCTTGTCATGTGTTTCTGTGGTCATAGATTATTTAAGCTAT cCCTCTTTCTTGGTGGCTTGGTAAACTTTGgcttcatcttttttttaatacttgcAGAGATGACTTCTATAACACACTTAG GTCTTATGCTTTTGAGTGCTGGTATTGGAGTATTCTTTGGATTGGCAGTGTTCACGCTGTGGTGGTTTACAGAATACACACGATGCTGTTTGCTCACTAATGCTCTATTTCTTGGATTTATTTGTGCTGGCTGTGTCTTGTTTAGCCCTTTAG GCGAATCAGACATATGGCAAAGCGACTTTGACTATGGGATGGTCATTGTGTGTATTACTGTTGTTATCCCGTTTCTTTTGCTTCCATGGCCAAAAGtg TTGAGTATTGTGTATACATCAACCTTGTCAGCTTATGGAGTGATTTTAG GCATGGATGTGTTTTTGCATACCAGTCTCTCATACATTCTGCTCAACATTGTCATACGTGCAATTGAAACAGACTACAGCAATGTCATTGTGCGAAGGCCGTTCCAAACAAACG acaTCGTCCTGGCCTGTTGCTGGGGTTTCTTGGCATTGTGTGGAATAGCAAGCCAGTTTTATACAAACAGGAACCGCCTTGATTTCCCGAAAAGTGGCTACTTAGAAATGAAACGGGTGAAGCGATATTATGACAGAGATAAAATAGACGAAAGAACGCCAATACTTATTAACACCCAG
- the LOC5503788 gene encoding transmembrane 7 superfamily member 3 isoform X3 — protein sequence MIRLIQGRHVPFPGGCCLTCNMDVDPNIKLKYTSAKTTLTFSFANVFFRRNDKEPPCDGNTHPNMNPYHFRLKYDIYQMFLPEGDLSEDSLFSYMEKMAYPNVIKTYGTKVSSLQAPSLPLVSFDTLLGQGVIYNIIVHDPTTNKEAAYSPVHTYGCSFTSKIDGCKSIVSTVNKVFAVLGAAVGLVMCFCGHRLFKLSLFLGGLVNFGFIFFLILAEMTSITHLGLMLLSAGIGVFFGLAVFTLWWFTEYTRCCLLTNALFLGFICAGCVLFSPLGESDIWQSDFDYGMVIVCITVVIPFLLLPWPKVLSIVYTSTLSAYGVILGMDVFLHTSLSYILLNIVIRAIETDYSNVIVRRPFQTNDIVLACCWGFLALCGIASQFYTNRNRLDFPKSGYLEMKRVKRYYDRDKIDERTPILINTQGFTNNEIC from the exons ATGATAAGACTTATACAAGGGAGGCATG TGCCATTCCCTGGAGGTTGTTGCCTAACATGTAACATGGATGTTGACCcaaatataaaactaaaatacaCATCAGCAAAAACCACCTTGACATTCTCATTTGCAAATGTTTTCTTCAGAAG AAATGATAAAGAGCCTCCCTGTGATGGGAATACACACCCTAACATGAACCCTTATCATTTCCGTCTCAAGTATGACATTTATCAGATGTTTCTTCCTGAGGGAGACTTATCAGAAGATTCCCTCTTTAGTTATATGGAGAAAATGGCCTATCCTAATGTCATTAAAACATATGGAACAAAG GTTTCCAGTCTCCAAGCACCCTCCCTACCCCTAGTGTCCTTTGACACATTGTTAGGACAAGGGGTCATTTACAATATCATAGTTCATGACCCAACCACCAACAAGGAGGCAGCTTACTCTCCTGTGCACACCTATGGATGCAGTTTTACCTCAAAGATTGACGGCTGCAAGTCAATAG tttctACTGTCAATAAGGTGTTTGCTGTCCTTGGAGCAGCTGTTGGTCTTGTCATGTGTTTCTGTGGTCATAGATTATTTAAGCTAT cCCTCTTTCTTGGTGGCTTGGTAAACTTTGgcttcatcttttttttaatacttgcAGAGATGACTTCTATAACACACTTAG GTCTTATGCTTTTGAGTGCTGGTATTGGAGTATTCTTTGGATTGGCAGTGTTCACGCTGTGGTGGTTTACAGAATACACACGATGCTGTTTGCTCACTAATGCTCTATTTCTTGGATTTATTTGTGCTGGCTGTGTCTTGTTTAGCCCTTTAG GCGAATCAGACATATGGCAAAGCGACTTTGACTATGGGATGGTCATTGTGTGTATTACTGTTGTTATCCCGTTTCTTTTGCTTCCATGGCCAAAAGtg TTGAGTATTGTGTATACATCAACCTTGTCAGCTTATGGAGTGATTTTAG GCATGGATGTGTTTTTGCATACCAGTCTCTCATACATTCTGCTCAACATTGTCATACGTGCAATTGAAACAGACTACAGCAATGTCATTGTGCGAAGGCCGTTCCAAACAAACG acaTCGTCCTGGCCTGTTGCTGGGGTTTCTTGGCATTGTGTGGAATAGCAAGCCAGTTTTATACAAACAGGAACCGCCTTGATTTCCCGAAAAGTGGCTACTTAGAAATGAAACGGGTGAAGCGATATTATGACAGAGATAAAATAGACGAAAGAACGCCAATACTTATTAACACCCAG
- the LOC5503788 gene encoding transmembrane 7 superfamily member 3 isoform X4, with protein sequence MDVDPNIKLKYTSAKTTLTFSFANVFFRRNDKEPPCDGNTHPNMNPYHFRLKYDIYQMFLPEGDLSEDSLFSYMEKMAYPNVIKTYGTKVSSLQAPSLPLVSFDTLLGQGVIYNIIVHDPTTNKEAAYSPVHTYGCSFTSKIDGCKSIVSTVNKVFAVLGAAVGLVMCFCGHRLFKLSLFLGGLVNFGFIFFLILAEMTSITHLGLMLLSAGIGVFFGLAVFTLWWFTEYTRCCLLTNALFLGFICAGCVLFSPLGESDIWQSDFDYGMVIVCITVVIPFLLLPWPKVLSIVYTSTLSAYGVILGMDVFLHTSLSYILLNIVIRAIETDYSNVIVRRPFQTNDIVLACCWGFLALCGIASQFYTNRNRLDFPKSGYLEMKRVKRYYDRDKIDERTPILINTQGFTNNEIC encoded by the exons ATGGATGTTGACCcaaatataaaactaaaatacaCATCAGCAAAAACCACCTTGACATTCTCATTTGCAAATGTTTTCTTCAGAAG AAATGATAAAGAGCCTCCCTGTGATGGGAATACACACCCTAACATGAACCCTTATCATTTCCGTCTCAAGTATGACATTTATCAGATGTTTCTTCCTGAGGGAGACTTATCAGAAGATTCCCTCTTTAGTTATATGGAGAAAATGGCCTATCCTAATGTCATTAAAACATATGGAACAAAG GTTTCCAGTCTCCAAGCACCCTCCCTACCCCTAGTGTCCTTTGACACATTGTTAGGACAAGGGGTCATTTACAATATCATAGTTCATGACCCAACCACCAACAAGGAGGCAGCTTACTCTCCTGTGCACACCTATGGATGCAGTTTTACCTCAAAGATTGACGGCTGCAAGTCAATAG tttctACTGTCAATAAGGTGTTTGCTGTCCTTGGAGCAGCTGTTGGTCTTGTCATGTGTTTCTGTGGTCATAGATTATTTAAGCTAT cCCTCTTTCTTGGTGGCTTGGTAAACTTTGgcttcatcttttttttaatacttgcAGAGATGACTTCTATAACACACTTAG GTCTTATGCTTTTGAGTGCTGGTATTGGAGTATTCTTTGGATTGGCAGTGTTCACGCTGTGGTGGTTTACAGAATACACACGATGCTGTTTGCTCACTAATGCTCTATTTCTTGGATTTATTTGTGCTGGCTGTGTCTTGTTTAGCCCTTTAG GCGAATCAGACATATGGCAAAGCGACTTTGACTATGGGATGGTCATTGTGTGTATTACTGTTGTTATCCCGTTTCTTTTGCTTCCATGGCCAAAAGtg TTGAGTATTGTGTATACATCAACCTTGTCAGCTTATGGAGTGATTTTAG GCATGGATGTGTTTTTGCATACCAGTCTCTCATACATTCTGCTCAACATTGTCATACGTGCAATTGAAACAGACTACAGCAATGTCATTGTGCGAAGGCCGTTCCAAACAAACG acaTCGTCCTGGCCTGTTGCTGGGGTTTCTTGGCATTGTGTGGAATAGCAAGCCAGTTTTATACAAACAGGAACCGCCTTGATTTCCCGAAAAGTGGCTACTTAGAAATGAAACGGGTGAAGCGATATTATGACAGAGATAAAATAGACGAAAGAACGCCAATACTTATTAACACCCAG